The DNA segment TTTGCCATCCAGGGGGAGGGTTGCCACCAACGCACCCCCGACTTTCTACCCAAAGATAGCCGCCCATCATCTCACCCAATCTTTTACTGATAACGAGTCCTAGTCCTGTACCGCCATATTTTCTTGTCATCGAAGCATCAGCCTGGACAAATGGTTGAAATAACAAATCCATTGTTTCCGGGGCAATACCAATACCTGTATCTTTGATGGTAAAGATAATTTCGCAGCAGTTCTTGTTTTTTTGGTTGGGTGATGGCTGGCTACGCACAGAGACTACAACTTCTCCTTCTGGGGTAAATTTGATCGCATTGTTGAGGAGATTCGTCAAAATCTGCCGCAGGCGAGTTAAATCTCCAGCGATTTGCATGGGTACCTGAGGATGAATCAGGTAAGCGAGTTCAATATCTTTTTGGGCAGCTTTAGCGGCTAAGAGGTCGATGACTTGTTCTACACAAGTCCTCACCTCAAAAGGTTGTTCTTCCAGTTCTAACTTACCAGATTCAATTTTGGAGAAATCTAGGATGTCATTAATAATACTCAACAAAGCATCGCCACTCGTGAGAACTGTTTCCACAAAGTCTCGTTGTTGGGAAGTTAATTCCGTATCTAAGAGTAATCCTGTCATCCCGATCACAGCATTCATGGGAGTGCGGATTTCGTGGCTCATCATGGCCAAAAATTCGCTTTTTGCCCGATTGGCGGCTTCTGCTGCCCTTTTTGCTTGTTCTAAGGCAAAATTCTTGATAGTGAGTTCTTCCCGTTGGCGGGTTTCCTGCTCTAATAACTGAGCTTGGGCTAAGGCTATACCCAATTGAGCCGCCACGGCTTCTAGTAATTCAATTTCTTCGTTAGTCCACTGGCGAAAATACCCACACTGGTGTAAACAAATAGCTCCGCTTGGTTCCCCTTGATAGGAAGTACGGACGGCTAGCATGGACTTGACCCCAATTTCACAGCAGCTAGGTACTGCTGTTTGTAGTAAAGGATCGGTGTAGACATTGGCAGAGGCGATCGCCTTATCCTGGGACATCATTTTTAAAATGTGCTGATTCCCCGTGGTAGTAAATTCCCATTTCTGCATTGAGCAGTAATCGAGAACGTTGTTATATTCAGCGACTAAGGGAATATGTGGGTCATGATGACTAATGTAAGAATGTATGAGGCAGCGATCGACTGCTAAAGCCTGTCCAATTTGGGTGGCAGCTGTTTCAAAAATTTCTTTACTATCGAGACTCTGGCGAATTTTTTGGGTAATTTTTTCTAGTAATAAGGTTCTGTGTAATTGTCTTTGTAAGGCTTCTTGAGCTTCTATGCGTTCAGTAATGTCTTTGATAGAACCAACCATCCGCACCGGATTACCCTGCTCATCCCATTGACCAGTGGCATGAACTAATACCCACCTATAGCTGTCATCGTTACAACGCAAACGATACTCCACTACATAATTAGGAATTTTCCGACTGAGACAATCTTGCTTAACTGCCATAACCCGCTCATAATCATCGGGATGAATGCGGCTAACGCAATCTGCGTGATCAGCTATGGGTTGATAGTTTTGTTCTTTGATCAGTTCTGCCCACCGCGCAGAACGAAAAGTTTCATTGGTGATGATATTCCAATCCCAAATAGCGTCTTGATTACCTTCAATGACTAATTGCCAACGTTCTTCACTTTTTCTCAGGGCTGCTTCGGCTTGTTTGCGTTCAGTAATATCAATAGCAATACAGCCAATTAAACACTCGTCAGGTTTACTAGATATGGGAAATTTATAAACCAAAAAATCTCGTCCTGTGCCATCACTACAGGGTGCAGACTCTACAGTTTCCATAACTTGACGGGTACGAGCAACTATTTGGATAGTTTCTCGGAAAGTTTGAGTCAATTCGGGTGGATAAATGTCAACAATATTTTTACCGATAAGTTCTTGTGTTGGTAATTGAAAAGTACGCCGATAAGTTTCGCTCACATAAACAATCGTGCCATCTATATCCGTAATCCAAGCAGGTGTGGGGCTATGATTCATGAATGCTTGAAAACGTTCTTCGCTACGCCTGAGCAATAATTCAGCGTGCTTGCGTTCAGTAATGTCACGATTGACGCTAATTGTTGCCATACTTTGTCCCTGGTCATCCTGTAGGGCAACTATGGTTGTTTCACAAATTCCTTGACTGCCATCCTGGCGAACAAAGTTAATTTCTCCTGACCAACGTCCTTGCTTGGTGATTTCTGCAATAATGGCGCTATTTAGGGCTGCATCCTCGTCTACCTTGTGCAGAGTACTAATACTTTGTCCACAAATATGATTTTTGCTATAACCAAACATCCTTTCTGCGGCGGGATTCCAGTCCAGAATTTGCCCTTGTAAGTTGGTGATAATCACACCATCGTAAATATTTTCAAAGGTGAGGGCTTGCCGACGTAAAGAGGCTTCTGCTTGCTGGCGATCGCTAATATCAGTTTGAATGCCAATAAAGTGACTTAACTGGCCATTGTCGTTATAAATGGGAGAGACACTCAACTGATTCCAAAATAAACTGCCATCTTTGCGATAGTTACGCAGAATCACCTTACAATTTTTGCCTGCTTTGAGTGCTGACCTCAATTCTTCGATTGCTGATTGTTGAGTGTCGTTACCTAGCAAAAAACGACAGTTGCGTCCGACAACTTCTGTCGCTTTATAACCTGTGATCTGCTCAAAGGCAGAGTTAACATATATGACTGGATAATGGGGAAGTTTAGCATCGCTAATAACAATGCCATTACTGCTGGCAGCTAATGCTCGTTCCCGTAATCTCAAAGTTTCTTCAACTCGCTTGAGGTCGGTAATATCAAACATGAACCCCCGCAGCATTACGGGAGTTCCATCAACTTGCACTACATTCACAACGTCTCGTAGCCAGACAACTCTGCCATCAGCCGCTAGCATTCGGTATTCCAACTCGTGGTTCTGCCCTTTGTTGGCCGCCTCCTGGCAAAATCTCACTGCCCAATCCCGGTCAAGGGTATGTAGATGATTGTCCCAGAAATTTTCTTCGTACCATTGAGCAACGGGGTATGCCAATAAAGTTTCTACTTGCGGCCCAACATAGGTGAAATGCTGAGTTTTTAAGTCAAATTCCCAAGGTATAACTCTGACTGTTTCTACTAACTCTCGCAAACGGGTTTCACTGGCACGCAAGGCAATTTCTACCTGTGTTTGTTTTTCAATTCTGTCAGCTAGTTCTTGGTTGATTCTGCCAATCTTATGGTTACTGAGTTTGGTGGCTTGAGCAAAATAAATGAGTAGGGTAACTGCCCCAGCATTGAAAATTCCGGCTACTAATACAACTGTTGGCAGAGGTGAAAATAAATCTTTTAATAGCTCTGGAGTTGGGTAAATCTGCAATTGCCAAGTCATCCCATAAAAGTCGATGTTCACTGCCTGTTGCCATAATGGCAGGGTTGACGACTGTCTATCTTGGTCATAGATCAACTCTTGACCATCAAATACTCTAATTTTGTAACCTGGTGCTATGTGTAAAACTGACTCAAACAACTGTTTAACTTGAAAAACTCCTAAGACGGCACCACCAAATTTATCTCCCATCCATAGAGGTACACAAGCGAAGAATACCCGATCGCCTTGGTTGAGGTTAACTGTACGAGTTACCGTAGTTTCATGGCTCGTCGCTCCCGTCCATTGTGGGAATTTTGGTATCATCTCTAAATTCTCGGCTGCTTTGTTGTTTGCTACAGAAACAGCCCGCAGCACTTGCCATGATGGGTCAACTAGCTTGATGGCTTGATAACCTCCATAATCTTCAAGATATGCTTTTGCTTCCAGTTCCCATTGCGCCTGGGGAATGTTACCGTGCATTTCCCAGTGTTTACCTATGCGTTTTAATGCCAGAATGCGAGTATTAAGTTGTGTTACTAATTCAGTTTGGGTGGCGATCGCTTGCTGTTTAATCAACTGTTGAATTTTGATTTCTTCTTCGGCTTGTAGTCTCAGCCACAGCATCACCACAACCAATAAAATCACAATACCAAGCAAAAACGGCAGCAAATTTTGTTTGCTTAACAAATTCACTGAATTACATCGGTGATGTTTGTGCTGCCTATTCACTTATTTCACCTCCAGCACATTTAATATGGGTCACACTACTTAACACTAGTCTTCATTTGTATGTCAATAAAAATACTAATAACAACAGGACATTCACCTAAATTATTTCTAGGAAAAATGAGGTAGGAAATCCTCACCTGAGTTAGATAGTTTTTATTGAAGAATCTTTATGGTAAATTCTTTATAAAAGCCGTGCAAGCGATATTAATTTATATTTGGTTCTTTCACAACAAAAATTAATTTAACTTTAATATTTATATATCTAATGGGTATCAAAGTTATGAACTTAAACCATCAATAAAATAATTTAAATGTGTGGCTATTAACCTGTTATCTGCTGTTAAATATAACTATTGGTTTTGGTAAAAATAAGACATATATATTAGTTAGATAATTCCCATGAAAATTCTCTATTGTTAATGGTTTTCATGAGGAAATAGAACATATTTATTACCTCATGGTTAAAACATTTGCTAAAAAGCCCGTGAATGAAGGTCGTAGATAGAGTTAGATTTAGCTGCCTATGAAAGGAGGGTAAAATCATGAAATATCCACTAATAGATCACAACATAAATAATAACTCATTGCCCACAAAAATGTTTACTTTGTATGAAATTTGATTTCTCTAGCTTGCGTCCCTGGGTCGGCGTAAGCCTCCCCGTAGGATATCCCGCCTTAATAACCTTCTGTTTACGTTACTAGCCTCTTGATTGAATGCTCTTAACTAAATCATAAAAAGGTTGCCAATTATCTTCTTGAACAATCGGTTCCCAAGCTTCTTCGATTGTGGGTCTTAATAATGAAGTTTTTGGATTATAGTGAGTTAGATTCTGAGCAATTATCTTCACTTGTTCATAGTCGAAATTATTCAGAATTTTATGGTAAAGCACACACCAATTATCAAAATTTGCATCTGTACCTGATGGAGGAACAATATCTGAACCACTTAATACTAGTCCTGGCTCATCTCTCCATTTAATTGAAAATGTACGCGCCATCTCATAGAAAAACTGGTGATAGCCAACTTGACTTTCTTGTAAGAACTTGAGGGTGAGGCTTAAAAGTTCTTCCGCTTCTGGGGTCTTTAACTCCTCAAAGCCTAATTTTTTCAACATCAAAGAGTTATATTCTGCATGGCAATACTCACTAAATTTGGCTAATCCTGCTTCCATATCAGCTTTATCAATAACTGCTCTTAATGGGACTTGCAGCATTTCCAGGTTCCACTGACAAATACTTGGTTGTTGGATGTAACAATAGCGTCCGTAATAATCAAAATACGCAGCCGTGAAGTAGGGATTATAAGTAGGAATAAACGCATAAGGCCCGTAGTCAAAGCTTTCCCCAGTAATTGACATATTGTCAGTGTTGAGAACTGCATGACAAAAGCCTGCGGCCATCCATTGAGCGACTAATTCTGCTACCCGTTTCACTAGTTCCGCATAGAATAAAGCATACTTATCTGATTCATGGGCTAAGTGTCGGTAATAATGCTCAATTACATGATCTAACAGTTTTTTAATTAAATCTGAGCGTTGAAAATAGTGCAGACGCTCAAAAGTTCCAAAACGGATATGAGACTTGTTCATTCTTACCATCACGGATGAACGGGTAGGTGAAGGTTCATCACCACGCCATAAACCTAAACCCGTTTCTATCATGGTGAGACAGCGAGAGGTTCTAACTCCTAATTGGTGTAATGCTTCGGCGGCTAAAACCTCTCTCACACCACCTTTGAGTGTCAGCATTCCGTCACCACCACGAGAATAGGGTGTTCTTCCAGAACCTTTGGTGCCAAAGTCATACAGTTCGCCATCAGTACCGCGAACTTGTCCATACAAAAAGCCTCTACCATCGCCCAAGTTGGGGTTATACTCACCGAATTGATAGCCGTGGTAACGCAGTGCTAACAATGGCTTGCGTCCTTGGAATAGACCAAAAGCTGTGATGAAATCTTCATCTGTCACTATTTGCGGGTTTAGTCCCAGCCTGGGTAATATCGCGTCATTCCGCCAGCGTAGGGTAAGTTGGGGAAATTCGGCTGCTGTCACCTCATCATAGTAGTCGTTACCCAAAGATTCTAAGGCTGGTTCGTAGTTCAGGGTAATCAGAGGATTGCCATGATTTTCGGTATTGAAAGTTTCCGCTAAAGTCATTGATAAGCCGGGCTTAATTGATTCTTCCCTCAATACTATCGTCCTCAGCAAGTTCTTGTGAATCGCCAAGTTTAATTTACAAATTCAGTAAGTATAAAAACTATATCTATAGTTTTAGATGATAATTTGCATTGATAAATCCCCAGGTTTCTATTGGAAAATTACATCAATATATGGATCAATTGAGTCAATCCTCTTCTTAATGAATGCTCATCATTGATAAACATCGATACATTGAATCAATATGCTTACTTTTGTCTGCGAAGATCAATTTTTACTTATATAACCAATCTAATATTTATTTAATAATTACCTGTTCAGAGTTAACCACTTTGAGAATAAAACCTGTACACTAAATTTCAATACAGCGAGCGACCGCAAGGAACGCTCAAGTAAAGCCAACTAATGCAGCTATTTTTATTTACTCAGTAGTGATCCAATCTATTTCTGCACAGAAATAGGGGGGATCGACTTACTTAGTATGGTGAAAAAGGTTTTCGTATATTGCACGAAACATCTATTTTGCCTGCATGAATTGTCATGTTTACAAAAATTTAAATTCGATTTAAGAGGCTATATATGACAGAGTTTTTTAATCAATTTTCTCGCCGTAAATTTATATTTACCGCAGGAGCTTCGGCAAGTGCTGTGTTCCTCAAAGGTTGCTTGGGAAATCCACCGGAAACTACTGGAGGAACACAATCTGCACCAACGGCGCAACCTGCTGCTAATGTTAGCGCAGAGCAAGCACCGGAAGTCACTACAGTGAAGTTAGGATACATTCCCATTGTAGAATCTGCTCCTTTAATTATTGCTAAGGAAAAAGGTTTCTTTGCTAAGTATGGATTGACGAATGTAGAGCTTTCTAAACAAGCTTCTTGGGGTTCTGCTAGAGATAACGTAGAAATTGGTTCTGCTGGTGGTGGAATTGATGGTGGTCAATGGCAAATGCCTATGCCACATTTAATTACCGAAGGTTTAATTACCAAAGGTAATCAAAAGATCCCCATGTATGTATTATGTCAATTAATTACACATGGGAATGGAATTGCGATCGCCAACAAACATCAAGGTAGTGGTATAGGCCTAAGGTTAGCTAGTGCTAAGTCTTTATTTTCCAAACTCAAAGCCTCCCCCACACCCTTCACAGCTGCTCAAACCTTCCCCGCAGTTAATCAAGATTTCTGGATTCGTTACTGGTTAGCAGCTGGTGGTATTGACCCTGATGCAGACGTGAAACTGCTCACAGTTCCATCAGCGCAGACTGTCGCCAACATGAAGACAGGAACAATGGATGCGTTCAGCACTGGAGACCCCTGGCCTTTCCGCATCGTTAAAGACAAAGTCGGTTTCATGGCTGCATTAACAGCAGAAATTTGGAAGAATCACCCCGAAGAATATCTCGCTATGAGATCTGACTGGGTTGACCAACATCCCAAAGCGACGAAAGCACTGTTAAAAGGTCTGATGGAAGCTCAACAATGGTGTGATAACTTTGATAACCGCAAAGAACTGGCAGAAATTGTCGCAGCACGGGCTTACTTCAACGTGCCAGTTGATGTTTTAATCGACCCATATATGGGTAAATATGACATGGGTGAAGGTCGCCAAATTGATGATAGATCAATGGCAGCCTTGTATTGGAAAGATGAGAAAGGCAGCGTTTCTTATCCTTATAAGAGCCATGATTTGTGGTTCATTACCGAAAGTGTACGTTGGGGATTCTTACCCAAGGATTACATTGATAATAATGCTGCTAAAGCGAGAGCATTAATTGATAAAGTTAACCGCGAAGATATTTGGAAAGAAGCAGCGAAAGAAGCCGGTATTGCGGCTGCTGACATTCCCACTAGCACATCTCGTGGTATAGAAGAATTTTTTGATGGTGTAAAATTCGACCCCGAAAATCCTCAAGCATATCTGAAGAGTTTGCAAATTAAGAAAGTGAGCGTTTAGCAGTTAGTCATCAGTCATCAGTCAAGAAAATCGCTACACTCTTGCAACATTTTTCCACGCGTTATTCGTCATCTGAGGAACATTAAAGTCATGACCGTAGCTCAAAGAAGAACCGCTAATCCTAAATTTGACCACGGCTTTTTGTCTCAACTACAAAAGCAATTTCCCAACATTGTACCGCCAGCGATCGCCATTGCTATCTTTCTAGCTTTGTGGCAATTATTTTCTTGGACTCCTGGGGCAACATTACCAGGACCAATCAAGGTTGTACAGGATACTTGGATGTTGATTTTGTATCCTTTCTATGATAGAGGCGGTATTGATAAAGGATTATTTTGGCAGATTTTTGCTAGTCTACAACGGGTAGCTATTGGTTACTTTTTTGCTGCCGTGGTTGGTATTGCTTTAGGCATTGTCATTGGTGTTAATAAAACCATGTCTAAAGCTTTAGATCCTCTATTTCAGTTATTACGAACTGTACCGCCTTTAGCTTGGGTGCCTATTTCCTTAGCAGCCCTACGTCAAAACGAACCTGCCGCCCTATTCGTAATTTTTATCACTGCAATTTGGCCGATTCTTATCAACACTGCGGTTGGTGTCAAAGAAATTCCTCAAGACTATAATAACGTCGCCAAAGTTCTGCAACTTTCAAAAAAAGAGTATTTCTTGAATATCCTCATTCCTGCTGCCTTACCCTACATTTTTACAGGTTTGAGAATTGCAATTGGTTTAGCTTGGTTGGCGATTATCGCCGCAGAAATTGTGATGTCAGGTATTGTAGGTATTGGCTTTTTTATCTGGGATGCTTACCAAAATAACTACATCAGCGAAATTATCTTGGCACTTGTTTACATTGGTGCAGTGGGTTTGTTACTAGACAAGCTGATGGTTTGGATTCAAAACTTGATTTTACCAACAGAACAGAAGTAGTCATTAGTCATTAGCCCTTAGTTTTTTACTAATGACTAATGAGCAACTAACAAAGTCATGGGGAACAAAGGAAATGAGCGTATTTGTTGCAGTTGACCAAATTGATAAGGTATTTGAATTAACTGGTGGTGGGAAATATATCGCCCTTAAAGGAATTGACCTCCAGATTAGAAAAGGTGAGTTTGTTTCTTTAATTGGTCACTCCGGTTGCGGTAAGTCCACTTTATTGAATATGATTGCTGGTTTGGATTTGCCGAGTGAAGGTATAGTCACTCTGGAAGGACAGAGAGTGAGTAGACCGGGGCCAGACCGGATGGTGGTTTTCCAAAACTATTCTTTGTTGCCTTGGCGGACGGTGAGAGAAAATATTGCCCTGGCTGTAAACTCAGTGATGAAGGGGATGCCGGAAGCTGAACGCAAATCAATTATCGAAAAATATATAGATATGGTGGGTTTGCGTCCCCACGCAGATAAACAACCGGGGATGTTGTCTGGGGGACAAAAACAACGGGTAGCGATCGCCCGCGCCTTGGCAATTCGTCCTAAACTATTACTATTGGATGAACCCTTTGGGGCGTTGGATGCCCTCACCAGGGGTAATTTGCAGGAACAGTTAATGCAAATCTGCGAAGAAAATGAAGTCACTGCGGTAATGGTGACTCACGACGTAGATGAAGCCGTGCTGTTGTCTGACAGAATTGTCATGTTGACCAACGGCCCCGAATCCAAAATTGGTGACATCCTGGAAGTTGATATTCCCAGACCCCGCAAACGCATGGAAGTAGTAGAACACCCAAGCTACTACAGTTTGCGGAGTGAAATGATTTACTTCCTGAACCAGCAGAAGCGGGTGAAGAAAATTCGCGCCCGGAAAACCGCAGATGTGGCTCGTCATGGGTTAGAAAAAGTTAACTTGGAAATAGGTTTCTTACCCTTGACAGCTTGCGCCCCTTTAGCTGTAGCCAAAGAAAAAGGTTTCTTTACCAAGCATGGTTTAGATGAAGTTAACTTAGTGCGGGAAACTAGCTGGCGGGGTATCGTTGATGGCATGAAAGGCGGTTACATAGACGCAGCCCAAATGCCTTCCGGGATGCCTATGTGGTTAACCTTGGGTGGACATGATAACCAACCCCTACCAGTGGTTACCGCCCTCACCATGACCCGCAACGGTAACGCCATCACCTTGGCAAAACGCTTTTATGATGAAGGTGTCCGCAGCTTATCGGATTTTAAAAATTACCTGTTGCGTACCCGTGACCAACGCCACATCATGGGGGTAGTCCATCCCGCATCGATGCACAATTTATTGCTACGTTACTGGTTAGCGGCTGGTGGAATTGACCCGGATTTAGATGTGGACATGAGAACCATCCCACCAGCCCAGATGGTAGCCGACTTGCAAAACAAAAGTATTGATGGTTATTGCGTGGGTGAACCTTGGAACTACCGCGCCGCCGTGGAAAATGTCGGCTTTACCATTGCTACCGATTTGGAAGTGTGGTTAGGACACCCTGGTAAAGTCCTCGGTGTGCGGGAAGATTGGGCAGAAAGATATCCCAACACCCACATCGCCTTGACTAAAGCTTTGCTGGAAGCCTGCGAATATTGTTCTCGACCAGAAAATGTCGAAGAAGTCAGAAGAATAGTAGCGGGTAGAGATTACGTCAGCACAGATTTAGATTACATTCAACTGGAAGACCCGAATAGCCTTGTCTGTGATATAGACCACCCATTACGGGACTACGCCCACCACCAATTTTTTGCCGAGTCAGCCATCAACCGCCCCAGCCGTACCGAACAAATCTGGATTATGAGTCAGTTGGCGCGCTGGGGTGATACGCCTTTCCCCAGAAATTGGGTAGAAGTTGTAGAACGGGTTTGCCGTGTGCGCGTCTTCAGTACCGCCGCTAGAGAATTAGGTCTGGACATCAGCTATACTCGCCAACCCATCGAATTATTTGATGGCACACCCTTTAACGCCGACGACCCCATAGCCTATCTCAACAGCTTGCATATTAAGCGTGATTTCTCCATTGCGGAAGTCATCCTCGACTCACCAAGCAGAAGAGTAGCTTAACAATTCAAAATTCAAAATACTCCTATCGCAGGCTAACGCACCATCCAAGATTATCGGTGCGTTAGGACTAACGTCCTTAACACACCCTACAAACCCCCCCAAATCATACCCCCTTCACCACCATGCAAAACCGCAGTTTAAGCGTTACCGAAACCACCAGAAGCATACAGGAAAGACAGTCAGCCGATGCGACTAATTACAACAGACCTTTCCTAGAAATTAAAGACGTTAGCAAAGTCTATCCCACCAAGAAAGGCCCCTTCACCGTCCTTGATGGCGTTAACTTAAATGTAGAACAGGGTGAATTTCTCTGCGTTATCGGTCACTCTGGCTGTGGTAAATCCACACTACTAAATATGGTGTCTGGTTTTAACTTTCCTAGCTCCGGGCAAGTATTACTAGAAGGTCAACCCATCACCCAACCAGGCCCCGATAGAATGGTGGTGTTTCAAAATTATGCCCTCCTTCCTTGGCGGACTGCATTTGAGAATATCTACCTAGCGGTGAACGCCGTTTACCCCAACAAGCCAGAACCGGAGAAAAGGGCTATTGTCCGGGAACATTTGGCAATGGTGGGACTGGCTGACGCGATGGAGAAAAAACCCATGCAAATGTCCGGTGGTATGAGACAACGGGTA comes from the Nostoc sp. PCC 7120 = FACHB-418 genome and includes:
- a CDS encoding nitrate ABC transporter ATP-binding protein (This model describes the ATP binding subunits of ATP-binding cassette (ABC) transporters for nitrate transport, or for bicarbonate transport, in bacteria and archaea.); this encodes MQNRSLSVTETTRSIQERQSADATNYNRPFLEIKDVSKVYPTKKGPFTVLDGVNLNVEQGEFLCVIGHSGCGKSTLLNMVSGFNFPSSGQVLLEGQPITQPGPDRMVVFQNYALLPWRTAFENIYLAVNAVYPNKPEPEKRAIVREHLAMVGLADAMEKKPMQMSGGMRQRVSIARALAIRPKVLILDEPFGALDAITKEELQEELLKIWGDNRCTVLMITHDIDEALFLADKLVMMTNGPHAKIGEVLEIPFSRPRDRARIMEDPEYYKLRNYALDFLFNRFAHDDVG